From the Oryza glaberrima chromosome 5, OglaRS2, whole genome shotgun sequence genome, one window contains:
- the LOC127772903 gene encoding uncharacterized protein LOC127772903, with protein sequence MSGFAGQRSRPWMGDAAASDQAAAGGVGGGGGDVRDDGDGGAASAAAAKGLGDASTNASAISFGFAATAILISMFLLMAIFEHLIKPSLSSSSSSSSSSSSSSRASHGDGDGHGQSSSSHHAAAAAAVVSPDKLFCTPGKLEVVPAEDLTVLMPGQRYPTFLAQPAPLLPWPREGVRWPPHGHRHCFVPP encoded by the exons ATGAGTGGCTTCGCGGGGCAGAGGTCGAGGCCGTGGATGGgggacgcggcggcgtcggaccaggcggcggccggcggcgtaggcggaggcggcggagacgtcagggacgacggcgacggcggcgcagcgtcggcggcggcggcgaaggggctCGGCGACGCGTCCACGAACGCCAGCGCCATCTCGTTCGGCTTCGCGGCGACGGCCATCCTCATCTCCATGTTCCTCCTCATGGCCATCTTCGAGCACCTCATCAAGCCCAGCctctcctcgtcttcctcgtcgtcgtcctcctcctcctcctcctcccgggcctcccacggcgacggcgacgggcacggccagtcgtcgtcgtcccaccacgccgccgccgccgccgccgtcgtctcgccgGACAAGCTCTTCTGTACACCGGGCAAG TTGGAGGTCGTGCCGGCGGAGGATCTGACGGTGCTGATGCCGGGGCAGCGGTATCCGACGTTCCTGGCgcagccggcgccgctgctcccgTGGCCGAGGGAAGGCGTGCGTTGGCCTCCCCATGGACATCGCCACTGCTTCGTGCCACCGTGA
- the LOC127774401 gene encoding uncharacterized protein LOC127774401 has translation MHGYSNLACSSSSPPPVAAAGNGAGCRARRSLELTNTKETNAWEGLAIGAVTLARTFSTGSHRISSSSRSGAGERVGRTAGGGGGLPGAVRRAFSMRRHPAGLGKGDGYYWRIHDNMDGDSDDDGDNPAAAAAEEEERDKKEQLAESSDEKKKEQLAEAADEKVSATATATPKKKKGRRIMKACKKLLRL, from the coding sequence ATGCATGGCTACTCCAACCTCgcctgctcgtcgtcgtctcctcctccggtggccgccgccggcaacggcgCCGGCTGCAGGGCGAGGCGATCGCTGGAGCTGACCAACACCAAGGAGACCAACGCGTGGGAAGGGCTGGCCATCGGGGCGGTCACCCTGGCCAGGACATTCTCCACCGGCTCCCAcaggatctcctcctcctccaggtccggcgccggcgagagggTCGGcaggacggccggcggcggcggcggcctccccggcGCGGTGAGGAGGGCCTTCTCCATGCGGAGGCACCCCGCCGGCCTCGGCAAGGGCGACGGGTACTACTGGAGGATCCACGACAACATGGACGGCGAcagtgacgacgacggcgacaatccggccgccgccgccgccgaggaagaagagagggacAAGAAAGAGCAGCTAGCTGAATCCTCCgacgagaagaagaaagagcagCTAGCCGAAGCCGCCGACGAGAAGGTGTCGGCGactgcgacggcgacgccgaagaagaagaagggccGCAGAATCATGAAGGCTTGCAAGAAGCTCCTCCGGCTGTAG